The following proteins come from a genomic window of Anopheles ziemanni chromosome 3, idAnoZiCoDA_A2_x.2, whole genome shotgun sequence:
- the LOC131287366 gene encoding regulating synaptic membrane exocytosis protein 2: MLPANVMSFMKKIVATDEASHQQPSMENTGAFGKLKQTLSTSLLTAQDRVNKMSPRPSLVPDATEPPPHAGGDDPYKDAGSSERAGSCDTNNKFNTRSGSCRICLKSFKPNDFKKTCVECDQKVCEDCASYSKLQEAEDLGLWRCSVCRRKMASRICIPQESTDSALEVPVMETLQRRHSDIKLGFGQHLDDGKGSALAPPRSPELRRHSDVSPASLKELEKLKGVQKPKNDMDWRKGHSAAPSRSSSPPGRKDTELGTPRVISRRPSTKMSRQRSYDDEFKTMSSDTNLAEAGLNLPPPMPRRKSAYDVYAPGVLVNAMQSVKLAPDDSEKISTSRRSSMKIMNDGSEFGGDSHTVADMKAAGLIVDDDRRHKRRGSQLPDISALKDKTAQNSANISVYQCPALEDLEAPKRQTSLDGEGIKIVIHDADAGPLCAAKRSVTLRRDPSDKAHRTRGFGMRVVGGKTGTDGRLFAYIVWTVPGGPAEKGGLQQGDKILEWCGASLTDRSFEEVCAIMDRTGDTAELLVEHATDFKMCELLDEGGMGMNVGSTYSSNNSQRALPDTNVHNLTSESESTMDKSPSSPTRRKLPKTPEQIAKGKLVSGRVQVHVYYHGERNELVVSVMAADDLPERDESLGYGMYPEAYASIKLLPKTNESHVAQTEVSTPSLNPIWNATITFQDVFSDNLLDRKIEIVLYDLLPHSEPIFLGECSVKLQKACLDDVAVWYRLEDPNRLRGSGGPTVGRTLRRRSTVGGSQSSIDESIGSSFGRYGGSNDGSRFQRSISDDVDSLDEGRYLLHPNWSVSGSRRGSTQSEIQMQTLEVQQLGKDYSKSLPGSRRSSFQDSKEQLAAGPVHYSRRYSTGRAATGASASTLEPPVPVRKLSFGGAIGGLGSSGPSGGASRSEFIRTMSLSRELDVKNRKKKRLFS; this comes from the exons ATGCTTCCAGCAAACGTAATGTCGTTCATGAAAAAG ATCGTCGCCACGGACGAGGCGTCGCATCAGCAGCCATCGATGGAGAACACGGGAGCGTTCGGGAAGCTGAAGCAAACGCTGTCAACGTCGCTGCTGACCGCCCAGGATAGAG TGAACAAAATGTCCCCACGTCCATCGCTGGTGCCGGACGCAACGGAACCACCGCCGCACGCTGGTGGCGACGACCCGTATAAGGACGCTGGCAGCAGCGAGCGTGCTGGCTCGTGCGACACCAACAACAAGTTCAACACACGTTCCGGCTCCTGCCGGATATGCTTGAAGTCGTTCAAACCGAACGACTTCAAGAAAACGTGCGTCGAGTGTGACCAGAAAGTTTGCGAAGACTGCGCCAGTTACAGCAAGCTCCAGGAAGCAGAGGACTTG GGTCTCTGGCGATGTAGCGTCTGTCGGAGAAAGATGGCGTCCCGCATCTGTATACCGCAGGAATCTACCGACTCCGCACTGGAGGTACCGGTCATGGAAACGCTGCAGCGGCGCCACTCGGACATAAAGCTGGGATTCGGCCAGCACCTGGACGACGGCAAAGGGTCCGCGCTGGCGCCTCCACGTAGCCCCGAGCTACGCCGCCACTCGGACGTGTCGCCAGCTTCGCTCAAAGAGCTGGAGAAGCTTAAGGGCGTCCAGAAGCCCAAGAACGACATGGACTGGCGCAAGGGGCACAGTGCCGCACCGAGCAGATCGTCCAGTCCGCCCGGGCGCAAGGACACCGAGCTCGGCACACCGCGAGTCATCTCCCGCCGACCGTCGACGAAAATGTCGCGCCAGCGGAGCTACGACGACGAGTTCAAAACAATGAGCTCGGATACGAATCTGGCCGAGGCAGGCCTTAACCTGCCGCCCCCGATGCCCCGGCGAAAGTCGGCGTACGACGTGTACGCACCGGGCGTCCTGGTCAACGCCATGCAGTCGGTCAAGCTGGCGCCGGACGATTCGGAGAAGATCAGCACGTCGCGCCGATCCTCGATGAAGATCATGAACGATGGGAGCGAGTTCGGTGGTGATAGTCATACGGTGGCCGACATGAAGGCCGCTGGACTGATCGTCGACGACGATCGGCGACACAAGCGGCGAGGATCGCAACT ACCCGACATATCGGCATTGAAAGACAAAACTGCCCAAAACTCAGCGAACATATCAGTCTACCAGTGTCCGGCTTTGGAAGACTTGGAGGCGCCCAAACGCCAGACATCACTCGACGGCGAAGGCATCAAGATCGTCATACATGACGCCGATGCCGGCCCGCTCTGCGCGGCGAAGCGAAGTGTCACACTGCGAAGGGATCCCTCCGATAAGGCCCACAGAA CAAGAGGATTCGGTATGCGCGTGGTCGGTGGTAAGACTGGCACGGACGGTCGACTGTTCGCCTACATCGTCTGGACGGTTCCCGGTGGCCCGGCGGAGAAGGGAGGCCTGCAGCAGGGCGATAAG ATTTTAGAGTGGTGCGGTGCCTCACTGACGGATCGCAGCTTCGAGGAGGTGTGCGCCATTATGGACCGCACGGGAGACACGGCCGAGTTGCTGGTCGAGCACGCGACCGACTTCAAGATGTGCGAGCTGTTGGACGAGGGCGGCATGGGCATGAACGTCGGTTCGACATACAGCAGCAACAATTCGCAACGAGCTTTGCCGGACACGAACGTCCACAACCTAACGTCAG AAAGCGAGTCAACGATGGACAAATCTCCTTCTTCGCCAACCAGACGCAAATTGCCTAAAACACCG gAACAGATAGCAAAGGGCAAGTTAGTGTCCGGTAGGGTTCAGGTGCATGTTTACTATCACGGCGAGCGAAACGAACTTGTCGTTTCGGTGATGGCTGCCGATGACCTGCCGGAGCGCGATGAATCGCTGGGCTATGGCATGTATCCGGAAGCCTATGCGTCGATCAAGTTGCTACCCAAAAC GAACGAATCGCATGTCGCCCAGACCGAGGTGTCCACTCCCTCTCTGAATCCCATTTGGAACGCGACCATTACCTTCCAGGACGTGTTCAGTGACAATCTGTTAGACCGTAAGATAGAGATAGTGCTGTACGATCTGTTGCCCCACTCGGAGCCAATCTTCCTCGGCGAGTGCTCGGTAAAGCTGCAGAAGGCCTGCCTGGACGACGTGGCGGTCTGGTACCGGCTAGAGGATCCGAACCGGCTGCGCGGTTCGGGTGGCCCAACCGTTGGTCGCACGCTACGGCGCCGCTCGACCGTTGGCGGCTCGCAGAGTTCGATCGACGAGAGCATCGGTTCGTCGTTCGGGCGCTACGGTGGCAGCAACGATGGGTCGCGCTTCCAGCGCTCTATCTCCGACGACGTGGACAGCCTGGACGAGGGCCGGTACCTGCTACACCCGAACTGGTCGGTGTCCGGTAGCCGGCGTGGTTCGACGCAATCCGAAATTCAGATGCAAACGCTCGAGGTGCAACAACTCGGCAAGGATTACTCGAAGTCGTTACCCGGCTCTCGACGTTCTTCGTTCCAGGACTCGAAGGAGCAGCTGGCCGCCGGACCGGTACACTACTCGCGCCGTTACTCGACTGGCCGGGCAGCGACGGGCGCGTCGGCGTCAACACTCGAGCCACCCGTCCCCGTGCGAAAACTCTCCTTCGGCGGCGCCATCGGTGGGCTCGGCAGTAGTGGCCCTTCTGGTGGGGCCAGCAGGAGCGAATTCATACGCACCATGAGCCTTTCGCGCGAGCTTGACGTGAAGAATCGCAAGAAGAAGCGTTTATTCTCGTAA